In Porites lutea chromosome 7, jaPorLute2.1, whole genome shotgun sequence, a single window of DNA contains:
- the LOC140943613 gene encoding gamma-butyrobetaine dioxygenase-like: protein MISMWRTGLAYLRLSNTLTRVQHRGLGTASFLLNKLLMKSVEHSPEQKMVSITWQNGTSNRYPYIYLRDNCQCTECFFEESSQRLLDIVKDVDINVQPNKVEISDDQSKLSIIWPDGHISLLDAEWLFQKRLSEEKESETKSCEEVTTRKVTLWGREFKDHVPHMKFEDILNDEEVQFNWLNSLYRYGIALVTDTPVQEGQLEKLGNLVGYLRMTAYGKTILVSTRLKANSVAYTSHTLPLHSDLPYYECKPGIQLLFCWEQIPTEGGANTLVDSFHVAQQLKKEDPHAYNLLTKTHVLFRHSGADILGEYDFEGARPLLEVDHHGRLLRCNHNEGTRQCFLGVPASKTQEMYEAYYSLTKRLKDPRNMFVHKLSPGEIVVFDNDRVLHGRTGYTLTENVGRCLESAYIDWDVARSKLNVLGKKLNKGPVTRMDSTLSVTHPWTAA from the exons ATGATTTCAATGTGGAGAACAGGCTTGGCATATTTGCGATTGTCGAATACACTCACAAGAGTCCAACATCGTGGCTTGGGAACAGCATCTTTCCTTCTTAACAAGTTGCTGATGAAAAGTGTTGAACATTCACCAGAACAGAAAATGGTGAGCATCACGTGGCAGAATGGGACATCAAACAGATATCCTTACATCTATCTACGAGACAACTGCCAGTGCACAGAATGCTTCTTTGAAGAATCTAGTCAACGCCTTCTTGATATTGTAAAGGATGTGGACATTAATGTTCAACCGAACAAAGTTGAGATTAGCGATGACCAAAGTAAACTGTCAATCATTTGGCCTGATGGTCATATCAGTCTTCTTGATGCTGAGTGGCTTTTTCAAAAGCGTCTTTCAGAAGAAAAGGAATCAGAAACTAAGAGCTGTGAAGAGGTGACAACAAGGAAAGTTACCCTTTGGGGTAGGGAATTCAAAGATCATGTCCCTCATATGAAATTTGAGGACATTCTGAATGATGAGGAAGTACAATTTAACTGGCTGAACAGTTTATATAGATATGGCATTGCTCTTGTGACTGACACTCCTGTACAAGAAGGGCAACTAGAAAAACTGGGCAATCTTGTGGGTTACTTGAGAATGACAGCTTATGG AAAGACAATCTTGGTTTCTACACGTCTGAAGGCTAATAGTGTTGCATACACAAGCCATACTTTGCCTCTTCACTCAGATCTACCTTACTATGAATGCAAACCAGGG ATACAACTCCTCTTTTGCTGGGAGCAAATTCCAACTGAAGGGGGTGCAAACACACTGGTGGACTCATTTCATGTGGCTCAGCAACTAAAGAAAGAAGATCCTCATGCTTACAATCTTCTTACCAAAACCCATGTTCTTTTTCGCCATAGTGGAGCAGATATACTTGGTGAATATGACTTTGAAGGTGCAAGGCCATTGCTTGA GGTGGATCACCATGGCAGGTTATTACGCTGCAATCATAATGAGGGAACAAGACAGTGTTTTCTGGGCGTGCCAGCAAGCAAAACTCAAGAGATGTATGAAGCTTACTACTCGTTAACCAAACGACTAAAAGATCCAAGAAACATGTTTGTTCACAAGTTGTCTCCAGGGGAGATAGTTGTGTTTGATAATGATCGTGTCCTCCATGGACGCACAGGTTACACTCTGACAGAGAATGTAGGTAGATGTTTGGAATCAGCATATATTGATTGGGACGTGGCAAGATCCAAGTTGAATGTACTGGGTAAGAAACTGAACAAGGGTCCAGTGACAAGAATGGACAGCACCCTTAGTGTAACACACCCATGGACTGCAGCATAA
- the LOC140942917 gene encoding heat shock 70 kDa protein 13-like produces MSSSLGVVLGGIFALVVAGYIAQSRLPPPKPKIMGIDLGTTFSCVGVYQAVTGHVDILANENGSKVIPSVVAFTDNGVLVGNRALAQAELNPRSTIYDAKRFIGKKFSKDDLRKLSSLYQFKITSDEKDNPKFVIESHGNQTLVSPEEIGAAILRELKRTVEKNISRSVNQAVMSVPAEFNMAQRNATVKAASLVGINVVRVINEPTAAAMAYGLHKKAGVANVMVVDLGGGTLDVSLLNIQGGMFVTMAMAGNNRLGGQDFNVRLMTYLMAVIKERFGQDLTNAEDIQRLRQEVESTKVNLTSQDWFIVRLPLPSLNQGKKLAIFEEKVSRLTFEKLNEDLFQKVLQPIERVLSEVELPKEYVDEVVLVGGSTRVPRVRQLIKEYFNGKAPNVSIDPELAVATGVAIQAGIIGGMWPLQVSALELPNHNLKKIQIES; encoded by the coding sequence ATGAGTTCTTCTTTGGGTGTCGTTCTCGGTGGGATTTTTGCTCTTGTTGTTGCCGGATATATAGCTCAAAGTCGTCTTCCTCCgccaaaaccaaaaattatGGGAATAGACCTAGGGACGACGTTTTCATGTGTTGGTGTTTATCAAGCTGTAACAGGCCATGTTGACATCCTGGCCAACGAGAACGGCAGCAAAGTTATTCCCAGCGTTGTAGCCTTTACCGATAATGGAGTTTTAGTTGGTAACAGAGCCTTGGCTCAAGCTGAATTGAATCCTAGATCAACTATTTATGACGCAAAACGTTTCATTGGGAAGAAGTTCTCGAAAGATGATTTACGAAAACTGTCTTCACTCTACCAGTTCAAGATCACTTCTGATGAAAAAGACAATCCTAAGTTCGTGATCGAAAGCCATGGAAACCAGACTTTAGTATCACCTGAAGAGATCGGTGCTGCTATATTAAGGGAATTGAAAAGGACAGTTGAGAAAAATATCAGTAGATCTGTTAACCAGGCGGTTATGTCGGTTCCTGCTGAATTCAACATGGCCCAGAGAAATGCCACTGTTAAGGCTGCTTCTCTCGTTGGGATCAACGTTGTCCGTGTTATAAACGAACCAACAGCGGCAGCCATGGCTTATGGCCTTCATAAGAAGGCAGGAGTCGCCAATGTTATGGTAGTTGATCTAGGTGGTGGTACATTAGATGTTTCCCTACTGAATATCCAAGGTGGAATGTTTGTTACCATGGCTATGGCTGGTAATAATAGACTGGGAGGGCAAGATTTCAATGTCAGACTTATGACATATTTAATGGCAGTGATAAAAGAGAGATTTGGACAAGACCTGACAAATGCTGAAGACATCCAGCGTCTGAGGCAAGAAGTTGAATCAACTAAAGTCAACTTGACATCACAGGACTGGTTCATAGTCCGATTACCCCTACCTTCCCTGAATCAAGGGAAGAAACTTGCGATATTCGAGGAAAAGGTCTCAAGATTAACTTTTGAAAAGTTAAATGAagatttgtttcaaaaagttctGCAACCCATTGAAAGAGTATTGAGTGAAGTTGAACTTCCGAAGGAGTATGTTGATGAAGTGGTATTAGTTGGTGGGTCTACAAGGGTTCCTAGAGTGCGGCAACTCATTAAGGAATATTTCAATGGAAAGGCTCCAAACGTATCTATAGACCCTGAGCTTGCAGTGGCGACAGGAGTTGCTATACAGGCAGGCATTATTGGGGGAATGTGGCCACTCCAGGTGTCAGCTCTAGAACTTCCTAATCACAACTTAAAGAAGATCCAAATAGAGTCTTAA